The following are encoded together in the Vanrija pseudolonga chromosome 7, complete sequence genome:
- the asaE_13 gene encoding MFS transporter asaE, translating into MSSSTTPLPSTTSGVTPPPPEPQGAATAPSPPTSPPASRPHTPDDTELPPLPTIRGKATVKRGSSFSGPGARPRAASASRVAPPVAGDSAVADDDDEDDDNKEIAPLPDVHRSRSMRASFGAGGKDARPRAFSSGAAGAATTVRKRAASAAGQPAAGTTAGDGVPPAGASSPPTAFAALGPTVSRMSSMSARTFVDPVALVSMPTLTREETRTMRRARARAGTVTTMASLARMVSSQTVDEKPKGGEEEEGVEELVAVQITDDGEEIVYPDGGVEAWSCLFGGVCAALCAFGLAASVGAFQSYYRENLLEEYPSSTIAWIGSAQAAVCFGLCIFTGPLFDRYGCRPLLATGTLLLVLAFCMLSLSTKYYQIFLCHATLMALGADLMFIVPMGAVGQWFFLKRGLAFGILMTGSSAGAIIWPAIIANLPQKIGWGWTMRLIALLMGILGILATTFVKTRLPPRPPGPFFHLSEFKNPAYAFVAASFPFLVFGFFSFLTFIGTYGSLAGLGDFSPYLLMITNGSSGIGRLVFGFSADLVGTFNVAIVGIYSMSILTFGWLGMKTAPPLIALCVLYGFVSGAPVSVQGPMVTASATDPRLAGTLIGQALMVQSIAQLSGPPIFGAIVGAGSPAQQFANFPKAIAFGGCMLFISGTLVLAARLYKTKKLFAII; encoded by the exons atgagcagcagcacaacacCACTACCATCAACAACAAGCGgggtcacgccgccgccgccagaacCACAAGGCGCAGCGACGGcacccagcccacccacATCGCCACCAGCCTCCAGGCCGCACACACCAGACGACACCGAGCTCCCGCCACTACCGACCATCCGCGGCAAAGCGACGGTCAAGCGCGGCTCGTCCTTCTCCGGCCCGGgcgcacggccgcgcgcagcgtccGCCAGCCGCGTGGCACCGCCAGTAGCGGGAGACTCGGCGGTGgcagatgacgacgacgaagacgacgacaacaaggaGATCGCGCCCCTGCCCGATGTCCACCGCTCGCGGTCGATGCGGGCGTCgttcggcgctggcgggaAAGAcgcacggccgcgcgcttTCAGCtccggcgcagcgggcgcagcgacgacggtgcgcaagcgcgccgccagcgccgcgggccagccagcagccggcACAAcagcgggcgacggcgtgccccccgccggcgcctcgtcgccgccgaccgcgttCGCCGCGCTCGGACCCACCGTGTCCCGCAtgtcgtccatgtcggcgcgcacgtTCGTCGACCCCGTCGCGCTGgtctcgatgccgacgctgACGCGGGAGGAGACGCGGACgatgcggcgcgcgcgggcacgcGCGGGCACGGTGACAACGatggcgtcgctcgcgcgcatggTCAGCTCGCAGACGGTCGACGAGAAGCCTAAAGGcggagaagaggaggagggcgtcgaggagctcgtcgcggtgcagatcaccgacgacggcgaggagattGTCTACCCCGACGGGGgggtcgag gcCTGGTCGTGCCTCTTTGGCGGCGTCTGCGCGGCGCTGTGCGCTTTCGGGCTGGCTGCGAGCGTCGGCGCATTCCAGTCATACTACCGCGAGAACCTGTTGGAGGAGTATCCTTC ctcgaccaTCGCGTGGATCGGCTCGGCGCAAGCGGCCGTCTGCTTCGGCCTGTGTATCTTCACTGGACCCCTGTTCGACCGGTACGGCTGCCGCCCCCTCCTGGCGACGGGCACGCtgctcctcgtgctcgcgttCTGCATGCTGTCCCTCTCGACAAAGTACTACCAGATCTTCCTGTGCCACGCTACGCTGATGGCGCTGGGCGCGGACCTGATGTtt ATCGTCCCCatgggcgccgtcggccagtGGTTCTTCCTCAAGCGCGGCCTCGCGTTCGGCATCCTCATgaccggctcgtcggccggcgcgatcATCTGGCCGGCCATCATCGCCAACCTGCCGCAGAAGATCGGGTGGGGGTGGACCATGCGGCTCATCGCGCTGCTGATGGGCATCCTCGGTATTCTGGCCACGACGTTCGTCAAGACGCGTctgccgccccgcccgccgggGCCATTCTTCCACCTCAGCGAGTTCAAGAACCCCGCTTATGCgttcgtcgcggcgtcgttCCCGTTCCTCGTGTTTGGATTCTTCTCCTTCCTCACTTTCATCGGGACGTATGGGTCCCTTGCGGGCCTGGGCGACTTTAGCCCGTACCTCCT CATGATCACCAACGGGTCGTCCGGTATCGGCCGCCTCGTGTTCGGAT TCtccgccgacctcgtcggcacgTTCAACGTGGCCATTGTCGGCATCTACTCGATGTCGATCCTCACCTTCGGCTGGCTGGGCATGAAGACGGCCCCACCGCTCATCGCCCTCTGCGTGCTCTACGGCTTCGTGAGCGGTGCACCCGTGTCGGTGCAGGGCCCAATGGTCACTGCCTCCGCCACGGACCCGCGCCTGGCCGGCACGCTCATCGGCCAGGCGCTCATGGTGCAGAGTATCGCCCAGCTGTCGGGCCCGCCGATCTTCGGCGCAATCGTCGGCGCTGGATCGCCCGCCCAGCAGTTCGCAAACTTCCCCAAAGCTATCGCGTTTGGAGGCTGCATGCTCTTCATTTCTGGAACTTTGGTCCTCGCCGCAAGGCTGTACAAGACCAAGAAGCTCTTTGCCATTATTTAG
- the DPM1 gene encoding Dolichol-phosphate mannosyltransferase subunit 1 yields MSQHTIIDMAQTSDNDKYSVILPTYNERKNLPVIVWLLAKTFEENGLNWEVIVVDDASPDGTQDVARQLAKIYGDDKIVLKPRAGKLGLGTAYVHGLNFATGNFVIIMDADFSHHPKFIPEFIKQQKAHNLDIVTGTRYNSTPSPAPAPGVDIGLGPGGVYGWDLKRKLVSRGANFLADTVLQPGITDLTGSFRLYRLHAIKDIIARCTSKGYVFQMEIVVRARALGYTIGEVPITFVDRIYGESKLSGNEIVGYAKGVGQLWWGVE; encoded by the exons ATGTCCCAGCACACCATCATCGACATGGCGCAGACTTCTG ATAACGACAAGTACTCGGTCATCTTGCCGACGTACAACGAGCGCAAGAACCTGCCCGTGATTGTTTGGCTCTTGGCCAAGACGTTTGAGGAGAA TGGCCTCAACTGGGAGGTTattgtcgtcgacgatgcgAGCCCGGACGGCACGCAGGACGTCGCGCGGCAGCTGGCCAAGATTTACGGAGATGACAAGATT gtCCTCAAGCCCCGCGCAGGCAAGCTCGGTCTCGG AACCGCCTACGTCCACGGCCTCAACTTTGCCACGGGCAACTTTGTCATCATCATGGACGCCGACTTCTCGCACCAC CCCAAATTCATCCCCGAGTTCATCAAGCAGCAAAAGGCGCACAacctcgacattgtcacTGGGACGCGGTACAACTCTACCCCTTCCCCAGCCCCCGCGCCAGGCGTGGACATTGGCCTCGGCCCCGGCGGTGTATACGGCTGGGACCTGAAGCGCAAGCTCgtgtcgcgcggcgccaacTTCCTCGCCGATACCGTGCTGCAGCCGGGGATCACCGACCTGACGGGCTCCTTCCGCCTGTACCGCCTCCACGCGATCAAGGACATCATCGCGCGCTGCACGTCCAAGGGGTACGTCTTCCAGATGGAGATTGTCgtgcgcgcccgcgcgctcgggTACACTATTGGCGAGGTGCCCATCACGTTTGTCGACCGTATCTACGGCGAGTCGAAGCTTAGCGGAAACGAGATTGTAGGCTACGCCAAGGGCGTCGGACAGCTCTGGTGGGGCGTGGAGTAG